One stretch of Armatimonadota bacterium DNA includes these proteins:
- a CDS encoding M23 family metallopeptidase, protein MRILTRLVGLGCALLALLAPQALGQSLWLPVAGSIASGYGWRADPFGEGWKIHWGLDIAAPEGAPVAARAEGGVVFAGWAGGYGLVVVLEHGRDWHTLYAHLRTLHVRVGDRVRAGAAIGEVGSTGRSTGPHLHFEVRYRGFPVDPIPYLRR, encoded by the coding sequence GTGCGGATCCTGACGCGTCTTGTGGGGTTGGGATGCGCGCTCCTGGCACTCCTCGCCCCCCAGGCACTCGGGCAGTCCCTCTGGCTTCCGGTGGCGGGCTCCATCGCCTCCGGATACGGCTGGCGCGCGGACCCCTTCGGGGAAGGGTGGAAGATCCATTGGGGGCTGGACATCGCGGCTCCCGAAGGGGCTCCCGTGGCCGCGCGGGCAGAGGGAGGTGTGGTGTTCGCGGGGTGGGCGGGGGGCTACGGGCTCGTGGTGGTGCTGGAGCACGGCCGGGACTGGCACACCCTCTACGCCCACCTCCGCACCCTCCACGTGCGGGTCGGCGATCGCGTGCGGGCGGGGGCGGCCATCGGAGAGGTGGGCTCCACGGGCCGCAGCACCGGTCCCCACCTGCACTTCGAGGTGCGCTACCGGGGCTTCCCCGTGGATCCGATCCCGTACCTGCGACGCTAG
- a CDS encoding uroporphyrinogen decarboxylase family protein translates to MAPCGVQYLAWAMHHRERVLAALHGSRADFPPVALWRHFPGEDQRAEALARAHVAFWERFRFDLLKVTPASGYYGEDWGLRAAYRPNREGVRTYLDRPIKKAADWRHLRPLDVTEGTYGRELRTLRLVREAVGPEVPVLATVFSPLTVARTLSGNEAVVRYLREDPDDLHAGLEIIADATARFAAACLAAGADGLFFATQMACAGAVTEEEYEIFGRPYDLRVLEAAQGAEILILHLHGEGVYFDLLADYPVHAVNWHDRGTSPSLRDARSRTTLGLVGGIDERTFADRSPEEIAAEVQEALAQTGGLGHVVAPGCVLPVDAPEANLEAAVRATRAGRG, encoded by the coding sequence GTGGCCCCGTGCGGGGTCCAATACTTGGCATGGGCCATGCATCACCGGGAGCGGGTGCTCGCCGCGCTCCACGGGTCACGGGCGGATTTCCCTCCCGTGGCCCTTTGGCGGCACTTTCCGGGCGAGGACCAACGGGCGGAGGCCCTCGCCCGGGCCCACGTGGCGTTCTGGGAGCGGTTCCGGTTCGATCTCCTGAAGGTGACGCCTGCAAGCGGCTATTACGGGGAGGACTGGGGGCTGCGGGCGGCCTACCGACCCAACCGGGAGGGCGTGCGCACCTACCTTGACCGGCCCATCAAGAAGGCCGCGGACTGGCGGCACCTGCGTCCCCTGGACGTGACAGAGGGCACCTACGGGCGGGAGCTGCGCACGTTGAGGCTCGTCCGGGAGGCGGTGGGACCTGAGGTCCCCGTCCTCGCCACGGTCTTCAGCCCCCTCACCGTGGCCCGCACCCTCTCGGGGAACGAGGCGGTGGTCCGCTACCTCCGCGAGGATCCGGACGACCTGCACGCGGGCCTGGAGATCATCGCGGATGCAACCGCCCGCTTCGCCGCGGCCTGCCTTGCCGCGGGGGCGGATGGCCTCTTCTTCGCGACCCAGATGGCCTGTGCGGGAGCGGTCACGGAGGAGGAGTACGAGATCTTCGGACGGCCCTACGATCTTCGGGTGCTGGAGGCAGCTCAGGGAGCGGAGATCCTGATCCTGCACCTGCACGGGGAGGGCGTGTACTTCGACCTCCTCGCGGATTACCCCGTGCACGCGGTCAACTGGCACGACCGCGGCACGTCTCCTTCCCTCCGGGATGCCCGGAGCCGCACCACGCTGGGTCTCGTGGGCGGGATCGACGAGCGGACCTTCGCGGACCGCTCCCCGGAGGAGATCGCGGCGGAGGTCCAGGAAGCCCTCGCGCAGACGGGCGGGCTCGGCCACGTGGTGGCCCCCGGATGCGTGCTCCCCGTGGACGCTCCGGAGGCCAATCTGGAGGCTGCGGTCCGGGCTACCCGGGCCGGCCGGGGCTAG
- a CDS encoding GGDEF domain-containing response regulator, protein MTDRWTKKLGDLLRPHRSPASPLAVPPVGERRPALVVGGALPQGWEGPLGARWALRATADPEEALELVRFEEYELILVTVEGLPVRPPDLVATLRAYRSTPILVVGGETHRDLLAEALRAGADDYLPAGRPVPEILLLLDHALTRCSLLRETGVSAPTQRDFLTGLLTAEAFHQVYRPALARSRRFGERLGLVRVNLLNLEGIYAAYGVRAGDRLVQEVARLLRAHVRGTDSVARLERDRFVLLLVGATRERTRQVADQILSAAVRLQLPEHPDLRVSLRVGWSTAEGEEDPLVVAERVLQEAG, encoded by the coding sequence ATGACGGACCGCTGGACGAAAAAGCTGGGCGACCTCCTGCGTCCCCACCGGTCGCCCGCCTCTCCTCTGGCCGTCCCGCCCGTGGGAGAGAGGCGGCCGGCTCTGGTGGTCGGCGGTGCCCTCCCCCAGGGGTGGGAGGGACCGCTGGGCGCCCGATGGGCGCTGCGGGCCACGGCGGATCCGGAGGAGGCCCTGGAGCTTGTACGCTTTGAGGAGTACGAGCTCATCCTGGTCACCGTGGAGGGGCTTCCCGTCCGGCCGCCGGATCTCGTGGCCACCCTCCGCGCCTACCGGAGCACCCCCATCCTCGTGGTCGGGGGAGAGACCCACCGGGACCTCCTCGCGGAAGCCCTGCGGGCCGGGGCAGACGACTACCTGCCCGCGGGTCGGCCCGTGCCGGAGATCCTGCTTCTCCTGGACCACGCCCTCACCCGGTGCTCTCTTTTGCGGGAGACCGGAGTCTCTGCGCCCACCCAACGGGATTTCCTCACGGGCCTGCTGACCGCCGAGGCATTCCATCAGGTGTACCGCCCTGCCTTGGCCCGCAGCCGGAGGTTCGGGGAGCGGCTGGGGTTGGTCCGGGTGAACCTCCTGAACCTGGAGGGGATCTACGCAGCCTACGGGGTTCGTGCGGGCGATCGGCTGGTGCAGGAGGTGGCCCGGCTCTTACGGGCGCACGTCCGCGGTACGGATAGCGTGGCCCGCCTCGAGCGGGATCGGTTCGTCCTGCTGCTGGTGGGCGCCACCAGGGAGCGGACCAGACAGGTCGCGGACCAGATCCTGAGTGCCGCCGTGCGCCTGCAGCTCCCCGAGCACCCGGATCTCCGGGTCTCGCTCCGGGTGGGGTGGTCGACGGCGGAGGGCGAGGAGGATCCGTTGGTGGTGGCGGAGCGCGTCCTCCAAGAGGCCGGGTGA
- a CDS encoding uracil-DNA glycosylase, translated as MDPVESLEGLAREIVRCRRCPRLVDYREAVARTRRAYAGWTYWAKPVPGFGDPRARLLVVGLAPAAHGANRTGRMFTGDLPDGASVWLVRALYRAGFANQPTSLHRGDGLRLLDAYLTAAVRCAPPQNRPTPAELEACFPFLVQEFQRLCRVRVVVALGRVAHETVLRLYRHFGVPLPRPRPAFAHGALHRFPGEILGRPVPAVLCTYHPSRQNTNTGRLTERMLDEIFARARALLEEA; from the coding sequence ATGGATCCCGTGGAATCCCTGGAGGGTCTGGCGCGGGAGATCGTCCGGTGCCGGCGGTGCCCCCGACTGGTGGATTACCGGGAGGCGGTGGCGCGCACCCGGCGCGCGTACGCGGGCTGGACATACTGGGCGAAGCCGGTCCCCGGATTCGGGGATCCGCGGGCGCGGCTGCTGGTGGTGGGGCTTGCGCCCGCGGCCCATGGCGCCAACCGGACGGGCAGGATGTTCACCGGGGATCTCCCCGACGGGGCGTCCGTATGGCTGGTACGGGCCCTGTACCGGGCAGGGTTCGCGAACCAGCCCACGAGCCTCCACCGCGGGGACGGGCTGCGCCTCCTGGACGCCTACCTCACCGCCGCGGTGCGGTGCGCGCCGCCCCAAAACCGTCCCACCCCGGCGGAGTTGGAGGCGTGCTTTCCCTTCCTCGTGCAGGAGTTCCAGCGGCTTTGCCGGGTGCGGGTGGTGGTGGCCCTGGGGCGGGTCGCCCACGAGACCGTGCTGCGGCTGTACCGCCACTTCGGGGTTCCGCTCCCCAGACCCCGACCCGCTTTCGCGCACGGCGCCCTCCACCGGTTTCCGGGTGAGATCCTGGGCCGGCCGGTGCCCGCGGTGCTGTGTACGTATCATCCCAGCCGGCAGAACACCAACACGGGCCGGCTCACGGAGCGGATGCTGGACGAGATCTTCGCCCGGGCCCGCGCCCTGTTGGAGGAGGCGTGA
- a CDS encoding acetoin utilization protein AcuC, producing the protein MDTSPKSPLIYSEACLRYDFGGGHPLNSRRLQLTVDLLRDLGVLEETDILPPRQATEEELRTIHDADYIAAVRALSADPTRPVLSRMFGFGPGDNPPFAGMHEAAATIVGGALVAAEGIFTGRFPHAFHPSGGLHHAMRAQASGFCVYNDVAVACEFFRRRGWRVLYVDGDAHHGDGVQAIFYEDPGVLTLSLHESGEYLFPGTGFVSETGRGAGAGYAVNVPLLPGTDDLSWIECFELVVPEVARAFRPDVIVSQHGCDTHRLDPLTDLRCTTHTAEHFARRMHELAHALSGGRWLATGGGGYDIWRVVPRAWSLVYAAVSHREVPEEVPPSWIARWQPESPVELPRRMRDDPSRDAPASLRRKNRETAQRALDQALAALGG; encoded by the coding sequence GTGGATACCTCGCCGAAATCCCCCCTGATCTACAGCGAGGCCTGCCTGCGCTATGACTTCGGCGGAGGACACCCGCTCAACAGCCGGCGCCTCCAGCTCACCGTAGACCTCCTTCGGGATCTGGGCGTTCTGGAAGAAACGGACATCCTCCCGCCCCGGCAGGCCACGGAGGAAGAGCTCCGGACCATCCACGACGCGGACTACATCGCCGCGGTGCGAGCCCTGAGTGCAGATCCCACGCGGCCTGTCCTGAGCCGCATGTTCGGGTTCGGGCCGGGGGACAACCCACCGTTTGCGGGCATGCACGAGGCGGCGGCCACCATCGTGGGCGGAGCCCTGGTGGCGGCGGAGGGGATTTTTACAGGGCGCTTCCCGCACGCCTTTCATCCCTCCGGAGGGCTGCACCATGCCATGCGGGCCCAGGCGAGCGGGTTCTGCGTCTACAACGACGTGGCCGTGGCGTGCGAGTTCTTCCGGCGTCGGGGCTGGCGGGTGCTGTACGTGGACGGGGATGCCCACCACGGGGACGGGGTACAGGCCATCTTCTACGAGGACCCGGGGGTCCTCACCCTCTCCCTGCACGAGAGCGGGGAGTACCTCTTCCCCGGCACGGGGTTCGTGAGCGAGACGGGCCGGGGCGCGGGCGCGGGGTATGCGGTGAACGTGCCGCTCCTCCCCGGCACGGACGATCTCTCCTGGATCGAGTGCTTCGAGCTGGTGGTGCCGGAGGTGGCACGGGCGTTCCGCCCCGATGTGATCGTCAGCCAGCACGGGTGCGACACGCATCGACTGGATCCCCTCACGGATCTCCGCTGCACCACCCACACCGCGGAGCACTTCGCCCGGAGAATGCACGAGCTCGCCCACGCGCTCTCGGGAGGGCGGTGGCTCGCCACGGGCGGGGGCGGCTACGACATCTGGCGGGTGGTCCCCCGGGCATGGAGCTTGGTGTACGCCGCGGTCTCCCACCGGGAGGTCCCGGAGGAGGTTCCTCCTTCCTGGATCGCCCGCTGGCAGCCGGAATCCCCCGTGGAACTCCCCAGGCGCATGCGGGACGACCCCTCCCGGGATGCGCCGGCGAGTCTCCGGCGGAAAAACCGGGAGACCGCTCAGCGGGCCCTGGACCAGGCCCTGGCGGCGTTGGGGGGATGA
- the tadA gene encoding tRNA adenosine(34) deaminase TadA — MTDEALMREALEEARRAAAYGEVPVGCVVAYQGRVIARAHDRRESLGDPTAHAEILALRAAARFVGSWRLEGCTLAVTVEPCVMCAGALILARIARLVYGAASPKSGAVRSLFRICEDPRLNHRVEVVPGVLAEEAAALLQAFFSRLRGFR, encoded by the coding sequence GTGACGGACGAGGCCTTGATGCGGGAGGCCCTAGAGGAGGCCCGGCGGGCGGCCGCCTACGGGGAGGTGCCCGTGGGGTGCGTCGTGGCGTACCAGGGCCGCGTCATCGCCCGGGCCCACGACCGCCGGGAGAGCCTGGGGGATCCCACGGCCCACGCGGAGATCCTGGCCCTCCGGGCCGCGGCCCGGTTCGTGGGCTCCTGGCGGCTGGAAGGGTGTACGCTCGCGGTGACCGTGGAACCGTGCGTCATGTGCGCGGGGGCCCTGATCCTGGCCCGCATCGCCCGCCTGGTCTACGGCGCGGCGAGCCCGAAGAGCGGCGCGGTGCGTAGCCTCTTCCGCATCTGCGAGGATCCCCGCCTGAACCACCGGGTGGAGGTGGTCCCCGGGGTCCTGGCGGAGGAGGCGGCCGCGCTGCTGCAGGCGTTCTTCAGCCGCCTCCGGGGATTCCGGTGA
- a CDS encoding SPOR domain-containing protein yields MRPARMGSKNRPGDTVWVAATLLLILWTPMSGERAVRYYRIQFGPTPDLFRVEAFASLLSRAYGVVGRVGVQTRVTGYRVFSSPLPSRSAAERRAELVRSFGIPSEVVRVGAVYRVRFGTFRTLPEAETRVRQVRRYGFTAVVDPLTERVYTLVVRHVPERVAGEVVRRVRADGFEVRLLPEP; encoded by the coding sequence ATGCGCCCGGCGCGAATGGGTTCCAAAAACCGCCCGGGGGACACCGTGTGGGTGGCCGCGACCTTGCTCCTCATCCTGTGGACCCCGATGTCCGGCGAGCGCGCGGTGCGGTATTACCGGATCCAGTTCGGCCCCACCCCCGACCTCTTCCGGGTAGAGGCCTTCGCGAGCCTGTTGAGCCGCGCCTACGGCGTCGTGGGGCGGGTGGGGGTTCAGACCCGGGTGACGGGATACCGCGTCTTCAGCAGCCCTCTTCCTTCCCGGTCCGCGGCGGAGCGACGCGCGGAGCTGGTCCGTTCCTTCGGGATCCCGTCCGAGGTGGTGCGGGTGGGGGCCGTCTACCGGGTTCGGTTCGGCACCTTCCGCACCCTTCCCGAAGCGGAGACGAGGGTCCGGCAGGTGCGGAGGTACGGGTTCACCGCGGTGGTGGACCCTCTCACGGAGCGGGTCTACACCTTGGTCGTGCGCCATGTGCCGGAACGGGTGGCCGGGGAGGTGGTGCGGCGGGTGCGGGCGGACGGGTTCGAGGTACGGCTCCTTCCGGAGCCGTAG
- a CDS encoding TAXI family TRAP transporter solute-binding subunit — protein MRATGRVRLGGAVLAVLLLAGTVVSGPTVRRISIATGGTGGVYFVLGGGLARLISQYIPGVQATAEVTSASVDNMRLIGAKRADIAFTLNDTAYDAWKGLADFRGNPIPIRVLAPLYDNYNHLVTLEGTGISTVADLRGKRVSVGSPGSGTEVTALRILRAAGLDPDRDIRKERLGVAPSADALRDRKIDAFFWSGGLPTPAVLDLASSPGIRIRLVPLDPVLEALQKEYGPLYARGVISRIAYPGMERDVPTVIVANLLVVHKDFPEDLAYEITKLLFERKRELETVHAEAKNISLLRIAGRTPIPFHPGAVRYYRERHVRGF, from the coding sequence ATGCGGGCGACAGGGAGAGTGCGGCTTGGAGGTGCGGTCCTCGCGGTGCTCCTGCTCGCGGGGACGGTGGTCTCCGGCCCAACCGTGCGCCGGATCTCCATCGCCACGGGCGGGACCGGCGGCGTGTACTTCGTGCTGGGCGGGGGGCTCGCCCGGCTCATCTCCCAGTACATCCCGGGCGTCCAGGCCACCGCGGAGGTCACCAGCGCCTCCGTGGACAACATGCGCCTCATCGGCGCCAAGCGGGCGGACATCGCCTTCACCCTCAACGACACCGCCTACGACGCGTGGAAGGGACTCGCGGACTTCCGAGGAAATCCCATTCCCATCCGGGTACTCGCACCCCTTTACGACAACTACAACCACCTGGTAACCCTGGAGGGGACCGGGATCAGTACGGTGGCGGACCTGCGGGGCAAACGGGTCTCCGTGGGCTCTCCGGGGAGCGGCACAGAGGTCACGGCCCTGCGCATCCTCCGGGCCGCGGGCCTGGATCCCGACCGGGACATCCGCAAGGAGCGGCTGGGCGTGGCGCCCAGCGCGGATGCCCTGCGGGACCGGAAGATCGACGCCTTCTTCTGGAGCGGAGGCCTGCCCACCCCCGCGGTGCTGGACCTCGCCAGCTCCCCGGGGATCCGGATCCGGCTCGTGCCCCTGGACCCGGTTCTGGAGGCCCTGCAGAAGGAGTACGGCCCGCTGTACGCCCGCGGCGTGATCTCCCGCATCGCCTACCCGGGGATGGAGCGGGACGTGCCCACGGTGATCGTGGCGAACCTCCTGGTGGTGCATAAGGATTTTCCCGAGGACCTCGCCTACGAGATCACGAAGCTGCTCTTCGAGCGCAAGCGGGAGCTGGAGACGGTGCACGCAGAGGCGAAGAACATCAGCCTGCTGCGGATCGCGGGACGCACGCCCATCCCGTTCCATCCCGGAGCCGTCCGCTACTACCGGGAGAGGCACGTCCGGGGGTTCTGA
- a CDS encoding glycosyltransferase has product MPEVEFSIVIPARDEEAYILGALRSVLDQRYPLDRVEVVVVDNGSRDRTAEVVSGFAGKHPDLRLRLIREPTPGRARAKNLGVAASQGRWVVFLDADSRMSPDLLDAIARRTASGEQAASIAVLADSEDPVDQGFFALMEFGKRLFGIRAQMFYCARDLFNHFGMLDAQLQIAEDLEFLQRLQRGGIRVGHVVEAAIYTSPRRLRALPLRLGVFVVFFRWALAHVGIGRRWPY; this is encoded by the coding sequence ATGCCTGAGGTGGAGTTCTCCATCGTGATCCCCGCGCGGGACGAGGAGGCCTACATCCTGGGAGCGCTCCGATCCGTGCTGGACCAGCGTTACCCCCTCGACCGGGTGGAGGTGGTGGTGGTGGACAACGGGTCCCGGGATCGCACCGCGGAGGTGGTGTCCGGGTTCGCGGGGAAGCACCCGGACCTTCGCCTGCGGCTCATCCGGGAGCCCACCCCCGGTCGGGCCCGGGCGAAGAACCTGGGGGTGGCCGCATCGCAGGGCCGGTGGGTGGTCTTCCTCGACGCGGATTCCCGCATGAGTCCTGATCTTCTGGACGCCATCGCCCGTCGCACCGCGTCCGGGGAGCAGGCCGCGAGCATCGCGGTGCTCGCGGACTCGGAGGATCCCGTGGATCAGGGGTTTTTCGCCCTCATGGAGTTCGGGAAGCGCCTGTTCGGCATCCGGGCCCAGATGTTCTACTGCGCCCGCGACCTGTTCAACCACTTCGGGATGCTGGACGCGCAGCTGCAGATCGCGGAGGACCTGGAGTTCCTCCAGCGGCTGCAGCGGGGCGGGATCCGGGTCGGGCACGTGGTGGAGGCCGCCATCTACACCTCCCCGCGCCGGCTGCGGGCCCTTCCCCTCCGCCTGGGGGTGTTCGTGGTGTTCTTCCGCTGGGCCCTGGCCCACGTGGGGATCGGCCGGCGGTGGCCCTACTGA
- the rpe gene encoding ribulose-phosphate 3-epimerase gives MVRIAPSIIAADFWRLGEEVSRAEAGGADLLHVDVMDGHFVPNLTVGPLVVEALHRRTRLPLDVHLMLADPDRFLEAFRAAGAWGLTVHVEACPHLHRTVSRIRELGLRAGVALNPATPLWVLEEILPEVDTVLVMSVNPGFSGQAFLPASLEKVRRLRALLEARGLSTDIEVDGGVHPGNARALVEAGATILVAASAVFGPDKDPATTVQALREAAGSALPR, from the coding sequence GTGGTCCGGATCGCGCCCTCCATCATCGCCGCGGACTTCTGGCGGCTGGGGGAGGAGGTGAGCCGGGCGGAGGCGGGCGGCGCGGACCTGCTCCACGTGGACGTGATGGACGGTCACTTCGTCCCCAACCTCACCGTGGGACCGCTGGTGGTGGAGGCCCTCCACCGCCGCACGCGCCTCCCCCTGGACGTCCACCTCATGCTGGCGGATCCCGACCGGTTCCTGGAGGCGTTCCGGGCGGCCGGGGCATGGGGGCTCACGGTGCACGTGGAGGCGTGCCCGCACCTGCACCGGACGGTCAGCCGGATCCGGGAGCTGGGCCTGCGGGCGGGCGTGGCCCTGAACCCCGCAACCCCCCTCTGGGTGCTGGAGGAGATCCTCCCGGAGGTGGATACGGTGCTGGTGATGAGCGTGAACCCGGGGTTCTCCGGTCAGGCTTTTCTCCCCGCAAGCCTGGAAAAGGTGCGGCGGCTGCGGGCCCTGTTGGAGGCCCGGGGGCTATCCACGGACATCGAGGTGGATGGCGGAGTGCACCCGGGAAACGCCCGGGCCCTGGTGGAGGCGGGGGCCACCATCCTGGTGGCCGCCTCCGCGGTGTTCGGACCGGACAAGGACCCGGCGACCACGGTGCAGGCCCTCCGGGAGGCCGCCGGCTCCGCCCTTCCCCGATAA
- a CDS encoding acetate--CoA ligase, translating into MGTSVLGREIVWRPTPEGVERSRLYRFLQAHGFSCYEELYRRSVEEMAWFWNAALAEMRMEWYQPYTEVLDISRGIEWPRWFVDGKLNLVHNCVDKHRSSPLAGKIAVRWEGEDGEVRTLTYRELHAEVCRAAWALRQLGVGRGDRVAIYLPMIPEVAVAVLACAKIGAIFTPVFSGFGAEALAARIQDCEARVIVTADGFYRRGQRVRMLPVADEAARRCPSVQHLLVVQRLGEAEGWQPGRDVWWHEATSGAPEEFPTEVMDSEDPFMIIYTSGTTGRPKGTVHVHAGFPVKAAQDMVFHFDVQEDDVMFWLTDMGWMMGPWEVLGILSLGATLVLYEGAIDHPHPGRLWALVDRHRVTILGLTPTAVRALMRYGEEPVRRADLGSLRVLGSTGEPWNPEPYLWYFHQVGRGRCPIINYSGGTEVSGGLVAGTVIHPCRPCAFTGPCLGIAADIYDPEGRPAGPGEVGELVVTRPWPGITRGFWRDPQRYFETYWSRWPGVWVHGDWAVRDEDGFWYILGRSDDTIKVAGKRVGPAEVESALTAHPAVTEAAAIGVPHPLKGEAVVCFVVLRPGHEPTDALREELRKAVAERLGKALLPEEIRFVADLPKTRNAKIMRRVIRAAYLGQDPGDLSSLENPQAVEEIRRAR; encoded by the coding sequence TTGGGGACTTCCGTGCTGGGACGGGAGATCGTGTGGCGGCCCACCCCCGAGGGGGTGGAGCGCAGCCGCCTGTACCGGTTCCTGCAGGCCCACGGGTTCTCCTGCTACGAGGAGCTGTATCGGCGGAGCGTGGAGGAGATGGCGTGGTTCTGGAACGCGGCGCTGGCGGAGATGCGGATGGAGTGGTACCAGCCCTACACGGAGGTGCTGGACATCTCCCGGGGGATCGAGTGGCCCCGTTGGTTCGTGGACGGAAAGCTGAACCTGGTGCACAACTGCGTGGACAAGCACCGGTCTAGCCCCCTCGCGGGGAAGATCGCGGTCCGGTGGGAAGGAGAGGACGGGGAGGTCCGGACCCTCACCTACCGGGAGCTCCACGCGGAGGTGTGCCGGGCGGCCTGGGCCCTGCGGCAGTTGGGCGTGGGGCGGGGCGACCGGGTGGCCATCTATCTCCCCATGATCCCGGAGGTGGCGGTGGCCGTCCTGGCGTGCGCGAAGATCGGTGCCATCTTCACCCCGGTGTTCTCCGGGTTCGGCGCGGAGGCCCTGGCGGCCCGGATCCAGGACTGCGAGGCGAGGGTGATCGTCACCGCGGACGGATTCTACCGACGGGGACAACGGGTGCGGATGCTGCCGGTGGCGGACGAGGCCGCGCGGCGGTGCCCCAGCGTGCAGCACCTCCTCGTGGTGCAGCGCCTCGGCGAAGCGGAGGGGTGGCAGCCGGGCCGGGACGTGTGGTGGCATGAGGCCACTTCCGGGGCGCCTGAGGAATTCCCCACGGAGGTCATGGACAGCGAGGACCCCTTCATGATCATCTACACCTCCGGAACCACCGGCCGCCCCAAGGGAACCGTACACGTGCACGCGGGCTTTCCCGTCAAGGCAGCCCAGGACATGGTCTTCCACTTCGACGTGCAGGAAGACGACGTGATGTTCTGGCTCACGGACATGGGGTGGATGATGGGGCCGTGGGAAGTGCTCGGGATCCTCTCCCTCGGCGCCACCCTGGTGCTGTACGAAGGGGCCATCGATCACCCCCACCCGGGTCGGCTCTGGGCGCTCGTGGACCGGCACCGGGTCACGATCCTGGGGCTTACGCCCACCGCGGTGCGGGCCCTCATGCGGTACGGCGAGGAGCCCGTGCGGAGGGCAGATCTCGGCTCCCTGCGCGTCCTGGGCTCCACCGGTGAGCCGTGGAACCCGGAGCCTTACCTCTGGTACTTCCACCAGGTGGGCCGGGGGCGTTGTCCCATCATCAACTACTCCGGCGGGACCGAGGTCTCGGGCGGCCTCGTCGCCGGGACGGTGATCCATCCCTGCCGGCCGTGCGCGTTCACGGGGCCGTGCCTCGGGATCGCCGCGGACATCTACGACCCGGAGGGCCGTCCCGCGGGTCCCGGAGAGGTGGGGGAGCTCGTGGTCACGAGGCCCTGGCCCGGGATCACCCGGGGGTTCTGGCGGGACCCGCAGCGCTACTTCGAGACCTACTGGTCCCGCTGGCCCGGGGTGTGGGTGCACGGGGACTGGGCGGTGCGGGACGAGGACGGATTCTGGTACATCCTGGGGCGGTCCGACGACACCATCAAGGTGGCGGGGAAGCGGGTGGGCCCCGCGGAGGTAGAGTCCGCCCTCACCGCGCACCCCGCGGTGACGGAGGCCGCGGCCATCGGGGTGCCGCACCCGCTTAAGGGGGAGGCCGTGGTCTGCTTCGTGGTCCTCCGGCCCGGCCATGAGCCCACGGACGCCCTGCGGGAGGAGTTGCGGAAGGCGGTGGCGGAGCGGCTCGGGAAGGCGCTCCTGCCCGAGGAGATCCGGTTCGTCGCGGACCTCCCCAAGACCCGCAACGCCAAGATCATGCGGCGGGTGATCCGGGCCGCCTACCTGGGTCAGGACCCTGGAGACCTCTCCAGCCTGGAGAACCCGCAGGCGGTGGAGGAGATCCGGCGGGCCCGGTAG
- a CDS encoding DUF2334 domain-containing protein, whose translation MAWVVVCVHDVCPSQQEGVRWLLDALDGFGAVPRVLLVIPREGGREPLADHPGLVRLLREECEKGSEVVLHGYTHRIAGALRGDVLTRWRGRYFAPRDAEFASLPEAEMETRIREGRRALASLGIPVQGFCPPGWLGTPELPGVLRRLDFRYLLGMSTLLEVQTGRRRFLPWFGHMGTGGAHEALIGLGGWAGLALARLGFPCVTAFFHPQDAPRSSSARLRLEQLARLLRGRRPTTYGALLDA comes from the coding sequence GTGGCGTGGGTGGTGGTCTGCGTTCACGACGTGTGCCCCTCACAGCAGGAGGGCGTGCGCTGGCTCCTGGATGCCCTGGACGGCTTCGGCGCGGTTCCCCGGGTGCTCCTGGTGATCCCGCGGGAGGGAGGGAGGGAGCCGCTTGCGGATCACCCGGGCCTGGTCCGGCTGCTGCGGGAGGAGTGTGAGAAGGGCTCGGAGGTGGTGCTGCACGGGTACACCCACCGGATCGCGGGTGCCCTGCGGGGGGATGTCCTCACCCGGTGGCGCGGGCGGTATTTCGCCCCCCGGGATGCGGAGTTCGCAAGCCTCCCGGAGGCGGAGATGGAAACCCGGATCCGGGAAGGACGCCGGGCGCTGGCAAGCCTCGGGATCCCGGTCCAGGGGTTCTGCCCCCCGGGGTGGCTCGGGACGCCGGAGCTCCCGGGAGTGCTGCGGCGCCTGGACTTCCGGTACCTCCTGGGGATGAGCACCCTGCTGGAGGTCCAGACGGGCCGACGGCGGTTCCTCCCCTGGTTCGGACACATGGGCACGGGAGGGGCGCACGAGGCCCTGATAGGGCTCGGAGGCTGGGCGGGACTTGCGCTCGCCCGGTTGGGGTTCCCCTGCGTCACCGCCTTCTTCCACCCCCAAGACGCCCCCCGTTCATCCTCGGCGCGCCTCCGGCTCGAGCAGCTGGCCCGCCTCCTCCGCGGGCGACGCCCCACCACGTACGGAGCCCTCCTCGATGCCTGA